The nucleotide sequence TGGCCTCACAGCCGCAAGCCAGTCCTCTGGGTGTCGTGGAAGCGTTTTCGTTGTCCATGAAGCGATGCAGGTGCGTCTCGGGATAAACGCGCATTCCGACTGCGGGGAAATACAGGGCACCCGGGATGCGTTTCGAGTTCTCGAACGATTCGCCCAGGGTTGCTTCGGTCTCTCCGGGGCCTCCAAAAATCACGAAGTGACAAAAATCAATGCCCACCTCCCTGGCGAGCTGCGAACTGTGCCGAATATCTTCAAAACTGAATGCTTTGCCATAGGCTTGCAGTACAGAATCACAGAGGCTGTCCGAACCAAATTCGATGTGCTGCAATCCCGCTTGCTGGAGCAACTGCAACTGCTCTTGGGTGATGTGTTTCGGGCGCATGAAACATCCCCACGGCAGCGGGGTTCCGGCCTCGATCAGGGCTTCACTGACTTCGCGCACATGTTCGGCAGAGGTATTGAAGACCGAATCCACAATAAACACATACTTCGCTCCGCAGGATTTCAGCATCTGAAATTCTTCCGCAATCGCCTGGCCCGAACGGCGGCGGTAACGCTTGCCCTCAATGAGCGGATAGGTGCAATAGCAACACTTCAGCGGGCAACCCCGCTGGGTTTGCACATTTGCCATTCCACCATCGCGCAGATAGTACTCCATGACTTTTGAGTCGCGCACGGGGGCGGCTTGCGGGGCCTGTAAGAGACGGTTCACCGGATTGTGGCGCAACTGCCCCTGTTCACGATACACCAGCCCTGGAATGCGGGCGGGATCGACCCCATTGGCAAGATCCACCAGTGCGATCTCACCTTCCCCAACGATGCCAAAATCAGGATTGCAGTAGGTGAACAGGGTTTCGGGCAGGATCGAGAAGCCACTGCCGCCGAGAATGATCGGCACATTGCACGCTTCGCGGATACGGTCCACGAGGTCTTTCACCGCATCTACAAAAAATTCCCGTACATTGATGCGCACGTCATCAATGTTGCGCAGGGAAATGGCGATCAGGTCCGGGGCATGATCCCGGAGGGATTGCTGCACCGCTTCCATGGAAACCAGATTCAAATCGGCCCATTCGGTGCGGTGTCCTGCCCGCCGCAGGGCATCATCGAGGTATGCCAGCCCCAGAGGAAATACTTTGTAGGGGTTGTCGTAGGTATTGGGATTGAGCAGC is from Puniceicoccaceae bacterium and encodes:
- a CDS encoding lipid biosynthesis B12-binding/radical SAM protein, translated to MKTILLLNPNTYDNPYKVFPLGLAYLDDALRRAGHRTEWADLNLVSMEAVQQSLRDHAPDLIAISLRNIDDVRINVREFFVDAVKDLVDRIREACNVPIILGGSGFSILPETLFTYCNPDFGIVGEGEIALVDLANGVDPARIPGLVYREQGQLRHNPVNRLLQAPQAAPVRDSKVMEYYLRDGGMANVQTQRGCPLKCCYCTYPLIEGKRYRRRSGQAIAEEFQMLKSCGAKYVFIVDSVFNTSAEHVREVSEALIEAGTPLPWGCFMRPKHITQEQLQLLQQAGLQHIEFGSDSLCDSVLQAYGKAFSFEDIRHSSQLAREVGIDFCHFVIFGGPGETEATLGESFENSKRIPGALYFPAVGMRVYPETHLHRFMDNENASTTPRGLACGCEASHLLRPTYYIAPGLTVEYLEARIAEFAEQSPNWVNLEKSPEFDAVARRLRKKGVAGPLWNYLSVLRRLA